AGTGGAGAAATGCGTATGAGCAATTTTATGCTCTATCAGAGTTCCTATTCAGAAATTATTGTTTCTGACACCATGTGGCCAGATTTTAAACCCACTAATTTATTACAAGCTGTGCTAAGCTATCAAAAAAGGATTCAACGGAGTGGAAGGTGAAAAAAGTCAGCAGCAGAAAAAAAATAGAGAGAAAAAGCGACTTTAGGTCGCGTTTTTTAGTCGGCTCTGTATGCATTTTAATTTTAGCTTTGTTGTTACCCAATGCGTTTAACCCTATCTTAGCAAATTTCATCGCTTTGATTTTTGCCGCGCTTTGTGCAATGGCACTTTGGGAATTTTTGGTATTATGCGAAAAAAAACAGATGCACCCCCCCAAAGCCTGGATCATTACAGGAAGCATCCTTTATGTTTTAAGCACGTTTTTGTCCATGAATCTTTCAAATCTTGCCTACGCTCCTATGCTAGTGTTATCGCTCACCATCTTCTTGATTTTTATTCTGCATTTTAAAAATCCGAAAAATAGCTTGAACCAACTTGGCACCTCCATTTTTGGATTGATTTACATCGCTGTTCCCATTGGTTTTATGATACATATTTTATATCAACCTTACATTTTACAAGATGGTCGCTTGTGGTTGTTGTATTTAATTATTTTGACAAAAGGCAACGATATTGCAGCCTATTATGTCGGAAGATTTTTTGGAAAACGCAAACTTGCATCTCACTTGAGCCCAAAAAAAACTTGGCTTGGTTCTTTTGCTGGTATCGTGGCTGCTCTCATCTTTTCTATTTTGTTTTACGTATGGCTAAAAAAACCGCACTTTTGGCACATTCAACTCAATTTAGTGGAAGCTATCGTGTTAGGATTGCTCATTCCTATTGTCGGTCAAATTGGAGACTTAGCAGAAAGTTTGATCAAACGTGATGTGGGAACAAAAGATAGTAGCTTTTTGCCAGGGCTTGGTGGTGTTTTAGATATTTTAGATGCTCTATTATTTACAGCACCTATGTTATATTTTTACTTAAGATTTCAAAACATTTTGTAATTTATGCTCATCACAATAGACGGACCTGCAGGAACAGGAAAATCCACAATCGCACAAAAACTCTCAGAACTCTTTGAACTCCCTTATTACAATACAGGAACTATGTATCGTGCACTCACATACAAGATTTTGCGTGATAAGATTAACGTTGATGACGAAGAAGAGAGAAAAAAAATGGTGAGCAATACATCGATACA
Above is a genomic segment from Chlamydiota bacterium containing:
- the cdsA gene encoding Phosphatidate cytidylyltransferase, with product MKKVSSRKKIERKSDFRSRFLVGSVCILILALLLPNAFNPILANFIALIFAALCAMALWEFLVLCEKKQMHPPKAWIITGSILYVLSTFLSMNLSNLAYAPMLVLSLTIFLIFILHFKNPKNSLNQLGTSIFGLIYIAVPIGFMIHILYQPYILQDGRLWLLYLIILTKGNDIAAYYVGRFFGKRKLASHLSPKKTWLGSFAGIVAALIFSILFYVWLKKPHFWHIQLNLVEAIVLGLLIPIVGQIGDLAESLIKRDVGTKDSSFLPGLGGVLDILDALLFTAPMLYFYLRFQNIL